One segment of Salvia splendens isolate huo1 chromosome 20, SspV2, whole genome shotgun sequence DNA contains the following:
- the LOC121783050 gene encoding BAG family molecular chaperone regulator 7-like yields the protein MNRFTRFEHHLCPSYFLQQTSISSPPTPYFPILEEELDLLTFPLHEFDAVADLIQIHRRRRASPYLEALSQRVSALELGLAERESRKYTWTAEIKAPGDERKYKWTAETGKGIARSYEMTAEVKRKGAIEQTYTFKVSSGDSQLKKKKKSEKVKEKGKKSVVSRIVEVEEPSYHGGIVLRQAFAKRVDKRRGKRKELSPQDAATLIQKSFRAYIIQRSQSLRALRELAIAKTKLKEIRSLFNNFTYRRRLARNAEELQRFSEKIIVLLLTVDAIEGGDLMVRAFKKSMVDELEAMLDVVDPQPCGKSSLLKRRTFDMPDGVINKELAAGVAQVVRMLDEEATSSEAFEACL from the exons ATGAATCGATTCACCAGATTCGAGCACCACCTCTGCCCCTCCTACTTCCTCCAACAAACCTCAATTTCCTCCCCACCCACACCATACTTCCCCATTCTCGAAGAAGAGCTCGACCTCCTCACCTTCCCGCTCCACGAATTCGACGCCGTCGCCGATCTGATCCAgatccaccgccgccgccgcgcctCGCCTTACTTGGAGGCGCTCAGCCAGCGCGTCTCCGCGCTGGAGCTCGGGCTGGCGGAGAGGGAGAGCAGGAAGTACACGTGGACGGCTGAGATCAAGGCTCCCGGCGACGAGCGAAAGTACAAGTGGACGGCGGAGACGGGGAAGGGGATCGCGAGGAGCTATGAGATGACGGCGGAGGTCAAGAGGAAGGGCGCGATTGAGCAGACCTACACGTTCAAGGTGTCTAGTGGAGACAgtcaattgaagaagaagaagaagagtgaGAAAGTGAAGGAGAAGGGGAAGAAGTCAGTTGTTTCCCGCATTGTTGAGGTTGAGGAGCCTTCTTATCATGGCGGCATTGTTCTGAGGCAG GCTTTTGCCAAGAGAGTGGATAAGAGAAGGGGGAAGAGGAAGGAGTTGTCTCCCCAAGATGCAGCAACTCTTATTCAGAAGAGTTTCAGGGCATATATTATCCAGAGATCACAGTCTCTGCGTGCACTTCGGGAGCTGGCCATTGCCAAGACAAAGTTGAAGGAGATTAGGTCTTTATTTAACAACTTCACTTACCGCCGCCGTCTTGCCCGCAACGCGGAAGAACTTCAGAGGTTCTCTGAAAAGATCATCGTGTTGCTTCTCACAGTTGACGCTATTGAG GGTGGTGATCTGATGGTTCGAGCTTTTAAGAAGTCCATGGTGGACGAGCTGGAAGCAATGCTTGATGTTGTGGACCCACAACCTTGTGGAAAATCCTCATTGCTGAAGAGAAGAACGTTCGATATGCCTGATGGGGTGATAAACAAGGAGCTTGCTGCAGGTGTTGCGCAGGTTGTTCGAATGCTGGATGAAGAGGCTACTAGTTCTGAAGCTTTTGAAGCATGCTTGTAA
- the LOC121781770 gene encoding pectinesterase-like, protein MIISLSLSTSPILGSGLGLAPSPSPSPTLNQNLTNSLHVVVASALNEANDTLVHINLAKPSDSRERAALSDCSEFYCLSVEHLSQSLHPGLGSTPFDVQIWLSTALTNLDSCRTSMAEQSVAHPFFMRNHASELITKALAINAEMVGPGSQKHLHSCLPDVDDVPEQPRGGGAVVVAQDGSGTFRTIKEAVDGYWWRETTGRYVIHVKQGTYHEYVEIRREMKDVVMVGDGIGKTIITGDKSAKSGFSTRESATFKVMGDGFVARDMTFRNTAGPTAGQAVAVLSASDRSAFYRCSIEGYQDTLWAAANRQLFEECQIYGTIDFIFGNAAAVFQKSEIYARAPLHGHKVVITAQGREQDNQPTGFSIVNCRFEADPSQKQEVWKFKAYLGRPWKDYARVVFIRSYLDGMLDPAGWMDWDDKGDTVYYGEYGNYGPGSGTNMRVTWPGVRIIQDVQEAENFTVTNFIGGQQWLPQSGVPFSSGLC, encoded by the exons ATGATCATCTCCCTCTCACTTTCCACTTCCCCAATTCTAGGGTCAGGGTTAGGGTTAGCTCCTTCACCTTCCCCATCTCCCACCCTCAATCAAAACCTCACCAACTCTCTCCACGTCGTCGTCGCCTCCGCGTTGAACGAAGCCAACGACACGCTCGTCCACATAAACCTTGCTAAACCCTCGGACTCGCGCGAACGTGCTGCCCTCTCCGACTGCTCGGAGTTCTACTGCCTCAGTGTCGAGCATCTGAGCCAAAGCCTCCACCCCGGCCTGGGCTCCACGCCCTTCGACGTCCAGATCTGGCTGAGCACCGCGTTGACGAACCTCGACAGCTGCAG GACCAGCATGGCCGAGCAGAGCGTCGCGCACCCGTTCTTCATGCGCAACCACGCCTCGGAGCTGATCACCAAGGCTCTTGCGATCAACGCCGAGATGGTGGGGCCAGGGAGCCAGAAGCATCTCCATAGCTGTCTCCCCGATGTAGACGATGTGCCGGAGCAGCCTAGAGGTGGCGGTGCGGTCGTGGTGGCGCAGGATGGGTCCGGCACTTTTCGGACGATCAAGGAAGCAGTTGATGGTTATTGGTGGAGAGAAACAACGGGGAGATATGTGATCCATGTGAAGCAAGGGACGTATCATGAGTATGTTGAGATTCGTCGGGAGATGAAGGACGTGGTGATGGTCGGAGATGGCATCGGAAAGACGATCATCACCGGAGATAAGAGCGCGAAGTCGGGATTCAGTACTAGGGAGTCCGCAACATTTA AGGTGATGGGAGACGGGTTCGTGGCCCGCGACATGACATTCCGCAACACCGCGGGCCCAACGGCCGGCCAGGCCGTGGCGGTGCTCTCGGCCTCGGACCGGTCGGCCTTCTACCGGTGCTCCATCGAAGGGTACCAGGACACCCTGTGGGCGGCCGCCAACCGGCAGCTCTTCGAAGAATGCCAGATCTACGGCACCATCGACTTCATCTTCGGGAACGCCGCGGCCGTGTTCCAGAAGAGCGAGATCTACGCGCGGGCGCCGCTGCACGGGCACAAAGTGGTGATCACTGCGCAAGGGCGGGAGCAGGACAACCAGCCGACCGGGTTCTCCATCGTGAACTGCAGGTTTGAGGCGGaccccagccagaagcaggAGGTGTGGAAGTTCAAGGCGTACCTGGGGCGGCCGTGGAAGGACTACGCACGCGTGGTGTTTATTAGGAGCTATCTAGATGGGATGCTGGATCCGGCGGGGTGGATGGATTGGGATGACAAGGGTGATACGGTGTATTATGGTGAGTATGGGAACTACGGGCCCGGTTCGGGGACGAATATGAGGGTCACTTGGCCCGGGGTTAGAATCATACAGGATGTGCAAGAAGCGGAGAACTTCACCGTGACCAACTTTATCGGTGGTCAGCAGTGGCTGCCGCAATCGGGGGTGCCGTTTTCCAGTGGCTTGTGTTAG
- the LOC121782982 gene encoding 21 kDa protein-like, whose translation MMTWRVISALATLTAALIFSGCESRGIAGSKQSTEFIRTSCSTTAYPSLCYTSLSAHAAAIQQNPKLLANAALSASLDTAASASADMAKLSRAAGMKPRETGAMRDCVEELADSVDQIKRSMAEMERITPSNFEAMISDVQTWVSAALTDEDTCMDGFAGKAMAGGVKTAVRGKVVNVAHMTSNALSLINTYATLH comes from the coding sequence atgatgacgtggagagTCATCTCAGCACTCGCAACACTCACGGCGGCGCTCATCTTTTCCGGCTGCGAAAGCAGAGGCATCGCCGGCTCAAAGCAGAGCACGGAGTTCATCCGAACATCGTGCTCCACCACCGCCTACCCCTCCCTCTGCTACACCTCCCTCTCCGCCCACGCCGCCGCCATCCAGCAAAACCCCAAGCTCCTCGCCAATGCCGCCCTCTCCGCCAGCCTCgacaccgccgcctccgcctccgccgacATGGCCAAGCTCTCCCGCGCCGCCGGCATGAAGCCCCGCGAAACAGGCGCCATGCGCGACTGCGTGGAGGAGCTGGCCGACTCGGTCGACCAGATCAAGAGATCGATGGCGGAGATGGAGCGGATCACGCCCTCCAACTTCGAGGCCATGATCAGCGACGTGCAGACGTGGGTCAGCGCGGCGCTGACGGACGAGGACACGTGCATGGACGGGTTCGCCGGGAAGGCGATGGCCGGCGGCGTGAAGACGGCGGTGAGGGGGAAGGTTGTGAATGTGGCGCATATGACTAGCAATGCTCTGTCTCTTATCAATACCTATGCTACTCTCCATTAG
- the LOC121782613 gene encoding UMP-CMP kinase-like isoform X2, producing the protein MSLIQLELKFEDGVSGARRKPFVTFVLGGPGSGKGTQCTRIVNTFGFTHLSVGDLLRKEIYSDSENGSMILDTIKEGKIVSSEVTVKLIKNAIEASENRRILVDGFPRSEENRIAYERVVGVEPDIVLFFDCPKEEMVKRVLNRNEGRIDDNIDTVKERLTVFSELNLPVIKYYSEKGKLHKIDGTGTEDEIFERVLPVFAALR; encoded by the exons ATGTCGTTAATTCAACTAGAATTGAAATTCG AAGATGGAGTCTCTGGTGCAAGAAGGAAACCATTTGTAACATTTGTCTTAG GTGGCCCAGGGAGTGGAAAAGGCACTCAATGTACAAGGATTGTTAATACCTTCGGGTTTACCCACTTGAGCGTTGGGGATCTGTTGAGGAAAGAAATCTATTCCGATAGTGAAAATGG TTCCATGATTCTTGATACAATCAAGGAAGGGAAAATTGTTTCCTCAGAAGTGACCGTTAAACTGATAAAAAACGCCATTGAAGCAAGTGAAAACCGTAGAATTCTTGTTGATGGCTTTCCAAGAAGTGAAGAGAACCGAATAGCGTATGAGCGAGTT GTTGGGGTTGAACCGGACATTGTGCTTTTCTTCGATTGTCCTAAAGAAGAAATGGTGAAACGAGTACTAAATCGCAATGAG GGGCGAATTGATGATAATATCGATACAGTCAAGGAAAGGTTAACCGTATTTTCAGAACTCAACCTTCCTGTGATCAAGTATTACTCCGAGAAAGGAAAACTTCACAAG ATTGATGGTACGGGAACAGAAGACGAAATATTTGAAAGGGTTCTCCCAGTTTTTGCTGCATTGAG GTGA
- the LOC121782613 gene encoding UMP-CMP kinase-like isoform X1, with the protein MWRRVVSLSPLLSSSKSRSLNQVQVPYGFNACQFFYTQAEDGVSGARRKPFVTFVLGGPGSGKGTQCTRIVNTFGFTHLSVGDLLRKEIYSDSENGSMILDTIKEGKIVSSEVTVKLIKNAIEASENRRILVDGFPRSEENRIAYERVVGVEPDIVLFFDCPKEEMVKRVLNRNEGRIDDNIDTVKERLTVFSELNLPVIKYYSEKGKLHKIDGTGTEDEIFERVLPVFAALR; encoded by the exons ATGTGGAGGCGCGTCGTGTCTCTCTCGCCGCTGCTTTCTTCGTCTAAATCGCGCAGCCTAAATCAG GTGCAGGTGCCCTATGGATTCAATGCTTGCCAATTTTTTTATACACAG GCAGAAGATGGAGTCTCTGGTGCAAGAAGGAAACCATTTGTAACATTTGTCTTAG GTGGCCCAGGGAGTGGAAAAGGCACTCAATGTACAAGGATTGTTAATACCTTCGGGTTTACCCACTTGAGCGTTGGGGATCTGTTGAGGAAAGAAATCTATTCCGATAGTGAAAATGG TTCCATGATTCTTGATACAATCAAGGAAGGGAAAATTGTTTCCTCAGAAGTGACCGTTAAACTGATAAAAAACGCCATTGAAGCAAGTGAAAACCGTAGAATTCTTGTTGATGGCTTTCCAAGAAGTGAAGAGAACCGAATAGCGTATGAGCGAGTT GTTGGGGTTGAACCGGACATTGTGCTTTTCTTCGATTGTCCTAAAGAAGAAATGGTGAAACGAGTACTAAATCGCAATGAG GGGCGAATTGATGATAATATCGATACAGTCAAGGAAAGGTTAACCGTATTTTCAGAACTCAACCTTCCTGTGATCAAGTATTACTCCGAGAAAGGAAAACTTCACAAG ATTGATGGTACGGGAACAGAAGACGAAATATTTGAAAGGGTTCTCCCAGTTTTTGCTGCATTGAG GTGA